The genomic window CTCGCAGCAGAACGGTCACGACCGGAACGCATACGGCCAGGACCCCGGCTATCGCAACGGCGCACCCCAGGGTGGCGGTTACGGAGCACCGGCACCCGCTGCCGAGGGACAGTACGACCCCCAGGCGTACAGCCAAGGCTCGGATGAGCGCGGCTACGAAGAGCAGGGCTACGGCGACCAGGCGTACGTCGATCCGGCGAACGGTCAGCCGGCATACGTCCACCCCTCGCCCGGCCAGCAGGGTTACGACCCGCAGGCGTACGGCCAGCCGGCATACGGGCAGCAGGGTTACGACGATCAGGCGTACGGCCAGCAGGCGTACTCGAACCCAGCGAACGACCAGGGTTACGACCAGGGCGGGCAGGCCTACTCCGATCCGGCGTACGGCCAACAGGGTTACGACCAGCAACCACCCAGCCAGCAGGGGTACGGCCAGCAGGCCTACGCCGAGCCGGCCGGATACGGACAGCCTGCCTACGACTACCCAGCGCAGCAGAACGGCTACCAGCAGGCCCAGTACCCGACCGCGGGGTACCAGCAGGCGCCGGCGTACGGCTACGACGAGCCCGCGTACAACGACAGCCAAGCCTTGACGGCCACTCTGCAGTTGGAGGACGGCAGCGGACGGTACTTCCAGCTCCGCGACGGCCAGAACATCATCGGACGCGGTCAGGACGCTCAGTTCCGCCTTCCTGACACCGGCGTCTCTCGTCGCCACGTCGAGATTCGTTGGGACGGGCGGGTGGCGATGCTGTCCGACCTCGGTTCCACCAACGGAACGACGGTCAACGGGTCGCCTGTGCAGGACTGGCAGCTGGCCGACGGTGACGTGGTCCGAGCAGGACACTCCGAGATCCTCGTCCGCATCGTTTAATCGACCTCACCAGTATGGTGATCGACACACGCAGCTTCACTCTAGGATGCTGCGTGAGAAGTCGTGTCGGCTCGTCTCGCACGTGTTCGGGGAATTCGAAAAGAAGCTACGGCATGCGTGTGTGTGCGACTACGACGACCGATGACGGTTCCGAAGGAGGTGGACGGCTGTGCAGGGCTTGATACTGCAGTTGACCCGTGCGGGCTTTTTGTTGCTGCTGTGGTTTTTCGTCTGGGCCGTTCTTCGGACTTTGCGAAGCGACATCTATGCGGCGTCGGGGATGCGTGTGCCCGCGCGATACTCCAGGGGATCGAAAGTTCTTCCGTCGTTCAACAAGCAGAAGGTTGCCAAGAATCTAGTGGTGACACAGGGCGGTCTCGCCGGAACCAGAATTTCGCTCGGCACGCAGCCGGTGCTGATCGGTCGCGCCGACGATTCGACGTTGGTCCTCACCGACGATTACGCGTCCACACGTCATGCGCGCATCTCACCTCGCGGCGGTGACTGGTACGTCGAGGACCTCGGTTCGACTAACGGAACGTATCTCGATCGTGCCAAGGTGACGACTGCCGTTCGTGTGCCCTTGGGCACTCCGGTTCGAGTCGGCAAGACCGTTATCGAGCTCCGCCCGTGACCCTCGTACTCCGCTATGCGGCGCGCAGCGACCGAGGATTGGTGCGCTCGAACAACGAGGATTCGGTCTACGCGGGTGCGCGGCTTCTCGCGCTCGCCGACGGTATGGGTGGCCATGCCGCGGGCGAGGTGGCCTCGCAGTTGATGATCGCCGCCCTCGCTCACCTCGACGACGACGAACCGGGTGACGACCTCCTCGGCAAGCTCGAAGCCGCGACGCGAGAAGGCAACGCGTCCATCGCCGACCAGGTCGAAGAAGAACCCGAGCTCGACGGTATGGGAACCACCCTGACCGCAATTCTGTTCGCGGGCAGGAAGATCGGTCTCGTTCATATCGGTGACTCGCGCGCGTACATGCTGCGTGAACACGCACTGACGCAGATCACCCGCGACGACACCTTCGTGCAATCTCTCGTCGACGAAGGCCGGATCACCGCCGAACAGGCACACACTCATCCGCAGCGATCGTTGATCATGCGTGCGCTCACCGGCAACGAGATCGAGCCGACGCTGACCGTGCGTGAAGCGCGAGCAGGCGATCGGTACCTGCTGTGCTCCGACGGTCTGTCCGACGTCGTCAGCGACGAGACCATCGAAAACACCCTCAACGAGGGTGATTGCGCCTCCAGCGCCGACCGACTCATCGAACTCGCTCTGCGCAGCGGTGGCCCCGACAACGTCACCGTGGTCGTCGCCGACGTCGTCGACATCGACTACGGACAGAGCTCACCGATACTCGGTGGCGCCGCGAGCACCGAGGACGAAGAGGACTCACCGCCACCGAACACAGCGGCCGGCCGTGCAGCCGCGATGCGCCCACCGCGCTCGACCCCCAAGCGCGTCACGACAGCTCCCCCAGTGCCGGAGAAGAAGTCGCACAAGCTTCGGTGGTCGTTGCTGGCGGTCGGACTGATCGCATTGCTGGTCGGCGGTGCGTTCGTCGCGAACGCCGCGATCAGAAACAACTACTACGTCGGTGAGGATTCGAGCCGCGTCGCGGTCATGCGGGGCGTGCCCGGCTCCGTCCTCGGATACTCGTTGCAGTCCGTGCACTCCATCGGGTGTCTCGCAGACGACGGGGCACTCACCTTGACCGCTCCGGACACGGCACCTGCTGGATGCGACCAGTTCGAGGTGGACGATTTGGCTCCAGCGGCCCGCGAGCAAGTACGCGCCGGGCTCCCCTCCGGAACGCTCGACGACGCGAACGGCCAGATGAACCGCCTTGCGTCGGGAGATCTGTTGCCGCCGTGCACCGTCGCCGAGGCGACCACGACCACATCCGCGCCGCCCCAGCCGACGACGCCCGCCCCGGCTCCCACCGTTGCGGCACCGCCCGCTGATCCTGCGGCACCGCCGGCCGACCCCGCCGCACCGCCGGTCGAGGCGGCACCGACCACAACGCCTGCGCCCACCGTGACTCAGCTACCGGGTCAGAACTGCAGAGCTGGTACTTGATGAGTTCCAATCCATCTGTGGGGGCGTCCTTTCCGAGCCCACCGGGCGGATTCGCGCCTGCTCCCGTCCAATCCAACCGACGCAACGTCGAGTTGCTACTGCTGGGCATCGCAGTAGTGATCACCACGCTGTCTCTCGTATTGGTCGAGGCAAGCCAGGAACAGGCCGTCACCTGGGATCTGGCGAAGTACGGGCTCGCCTATCTCGCCCTCGTCACCGTCGCTCACCTGGCCGTGCGCAGGTTCGCGCCGTACGCGGACCCCCTTCTGCTGCCGATCGTCGCACTGCTCAACGGACTCGGTCTGGTGTTGATACACCGACTCGACCTGGCCGACCAGCAGGCCGCTGCGTATCTGGGGCAGGAGATTCCGTCTCCCGACGCGACCCAGCAGGTGCTGTGGACGACGCTGGCCATCGCCGGCTTCATCGCTCTTCTCGTCCTGCTGCGCGACTACCGCACACTGGCGCGGTACAGCTACACCGTCGGGCTGTGCGGGCTTGTACTCCTGGCCATTCCGGCCATTCTGCCGTCGGCGTTCTCCGAGGTGAACGGCTCGAAGATCTGGATCAGGCTGCCGGGGTTCAGCATTCAACCCGGTGAGTTCGCGAAGATCCTGCTGCTGATCTTCTTCGCGTCGCTGCTGGTTGCCAAGCGTGAGCTGTTCACCACGGCGGGCAAGCATTTCCTCGGCATGGACTTTCCCCGAGCTCGCGATCTCGGCCCGATCCTGCTGGTGTGGATTGTTTCGGTCGGCGTGCTGGTCTTCGAGAAGGACCTCGGATCGTCGTTGCTGATCTTCGGCACCGTCCTGGTGATGATCTACATCGCCACCGAACGAGTCGGCTGGCTCATCATCGGATTCGGTCTGCTACTCGTCGGATTTCTGTTCGCCTATCAGGTGTTCGGTCACGTGAAGATCCGTACCGATACCTGGCTGCACCCGTTCGACGATTACAACGACACCGGTTATCAGATCGTGCAGTCGATGTTCAGTTTCGCGACCGGTGGCCTGGCCGGAACAGGACTCGGCAGCGGACGGCCGTCACAGGTTCCATTCGCGAAAACCGACTTCATCATCGCCGCTATCGGTGAGGAACTCGGTCTCATCGGCCTCGCCGCAGTCCTTCTCCTGTACCTCGTCTTCATCATTCGTGGGTTGCGCACTGCCCTTGCGGTTCGCGACAGCTTCGGCAAGCTGCTCGCGGCCGGCCTGTCCTTCACCGTCGCCATTCAGCTGTTCGTCGTCGTCGGCGGGGTGAGCAAGCTGATCCCGCTCACCGGTCTGACCACGCCCTATCTGTCCTACGGAGGATCTTCGCTTCTCGCCAACTATCTCTTGGTCGCCTTGTTGATCAAGATCTCCGACGCAGCCCGTGAACCTGCGACACCAAAGAAGAAGCCGACCCCGGCAGCGCCCATCGCGGAAGCGAAGACCGAGATGGTGAAGCGCCCATGAACACACCCCTGCGCCGCGTCTCCATCGCGGTGATGGTCATGGTCGTCGCGCTGCTGGCCAACGTCACCTACCTGCAGGTCATCAAGGCCGACGACCTGCGTTCCGATCCGCGCAATTCACGCGTGCTGCTCGACGAGTACTCACGTCAGCGCGGTCAGATATCTGCGGGCGGACAAGTGCTCGCCGCGTCGGTGTCCACCGACGATCGATACAAGTACCTGCGTACGTATCCGCCGAATCAGTTGGCGCCCAACAGCCCTCTCGCGAACGCGCCGGTCACCGGCTTCTACTCGATGCTCTACTCGAGCACCGGTCTCGAACGCACCGAGGACGAAGTGCTCAACGGTTCCGATGATCGACTCTTCGGGCGTCGGCTGTTCGACCTCATCTCCGGTCGTGACCCGCGCGGCGGAAACGTGGTCACGACAATCGATCCCGTCGTCCAGCAGGTCGCCTACGATCAGCTGTTCTCGCGTGGGTACACCGGATCGGTCGTCGCAATCGAACCGTCGACCGGCAACATTCTCGCCATGGCCAGCTCGCCGAGTTACGACCCGAACCTGCTGGCGAGCCACGACGGGGCTCAGACCTCCGATGCGTGGGATGCGC from Rhodococcus sp. P1Y includes these protein-coding regions:
- a CDS encoding DUF3662 and FHA domain-containing protein; translation: MGIVQRFERKLQGAVGDVFARVFGGGVVPQEVEAALQQEAADRVRPLEGGHQLAPNSYVITINTSDHDELAADRDLTVKAFSRHLGDYIRDQGWQTYGDVVVRFEPSPTLHTGQFRASGSVDPDVGRSPTAAGNAPSKNQASAFAGASGPTVGAVPGPRPSRPSATPMSTSGAGHMTQNPGYDPQRDPADGSRPDPRARNGYPSQDPRYSQQNGHDRNAYGQDPGYRNGAPQGGGYGAPAPAAEGQYDPQAYSQGSDERGYEEQGYGDQAYVDPANGQPAYVHPSPGQQGYDPQAYGQPAYGQQGYDDQAYGQQAYSNPANDQGYDQGGQAYSDPAYGQQGYDQQPPSQQGYGQQAYAEPAGYGQPAYDYPAQQNGYQQAQYPTAGYQQAPAYGYDEPAYNDSQALTATLQLEDGSGRYFQLRDGQNIIGRGQDAQFRLPDTGVSRRHVEIRWDGRVAMLSDLGSTNGTTVNGSPVQDWQLADGDVVRAGHSEILVRIV
- a CDS encoding PP2C family protein-serine/threonine phosphatase, whose translation is MTLVLRYAARSDRGLVRSNNEDSVYAGARLLALADGMGGHAAGEVASQLMIAALAHLDDDEPGDDLLGKLEAATREGNASIADQVEEEPELDGMGTTLTAILFAGRKIGLVHIGDSRAYMLREHALTQITRDDTFVQSLVDEGRITAEQAHTHPQRSLIMRALTGNEIEPTLTVREARAGDRYLLCSDGLSDVVSDETIENTLNEGDCASSADRLIELALRSGGPDNVTVVVADVVDIDYGQSSPILGGAASTEDEEDSPPPNTAAGRAAAMRPPRSTPKRVTTAPPVPEKKSHKLRWSLLAVGLIALLVGGAFVANAAIRNNYYVGEDSSRVAVMRGVPGSVLGYSLQSVHSIGCLADDGALTLTAPDTAPAGCDQFEVDDLAPAAREQVRAGLPSGTLDDANGQMNRLASGDLLPPCTVAEATTTTSAPPQPTTPAPAPTVAAPPADPAAPPADPAAPPVEAAPTTTPAPTVTQLPGQNCRAGT
- a CDS encoding FtsW/RodA/SpoVE family cell cycle protein, whose protein sequence is MSSNPSVGASFPSPPGGFAPAPVQSNRRNVELLLLGIAVVITTLSLVLVEASQEQAVTWDLAKYGLAYLALVTVAHLAVRRFAPYADPLLLPIVALLNGLGLVLIHRLDLADQQAAAYLGQEIPSPDATQQVLWTTLAIAGFIALLVLLRDYRTLARYSYTVGLCGLVLLAIPAILPSAFSEVNGSKIWIRLPGFSIQPGEFAKILLLIFFASLLVAKRELFTTAGKHFLGMDFPRARDLGPILLVWIVSVGVLVFEKDLGSSLLIFGTVLVMIYIATERVGWLIIGFGLLLVGFLFAYQVFGHVKIRTDTWLHPFDDYNDTGYQIVQSMFSFATGGLAGTGLGSGRPSQVPFAKTDFIIAAIGEELGLIGLAAVLLLYLVFIIRGLRTALAVRDSFGKLLAAGLSFTVAIQLFVVVGGVSKLIPLTGLTTPYLSYGGSSLLANYLLVALLIKISDAAREPATPKKKPTPAAPIAEAKTEMVKRP
- a CDS encoding FHA domain-containing protein FhaB/FipA encodes the protein MQGLILQLTRAGFLLLLWFFVWAVLRTLRSDIYAASGMRVPARYSRGSKVLPSFNKQKVAKNLVVTQGGLAGTRISLGTQPVLIGRADDSTLVLTDDYASTRHARISPRGGDWYVEDLGSTNGTYLDRAKVTTAVRVPLGTPVRVGKTVIELRP